DNA from Arthrobacter sp. SLBN-112:
ATGGGTGTTCTCCATCATCATGGCCGCCGTGGCCATCGCAATTCTTTTCCAAGTGCGCAGGCTGGGTTCGGCCTGGTGGTCCCTCGCCCTGGGCCTGCTGCTGGGCGGCGCCCTTGGCAACCTCACCGACCGGCTCTTCCGTGAGCCGTCCTTCGGCATGGGCCACGTGGTGGACTTCATCCAGCTGCCCAATTTCGCCATCTTCAACATCGCCGACTCCGCGGTGGTGTCCGCCGTCGCCATCATCTGCATCCTGACCATCCGAGGAATCGCGCTGGACGGAACGCGGCTGGGGAACGCACCGCAGGAAAAGCCCGCCCATGACTGAGCGCATTGTCGTGGCCGAAGAGTACGGCGGGACCCGGGCGGACGCCGGGCTGGCCGGCCTTCTGGGGGTGTCCCGCTCCGTGGCCGCATCCCTGCTGGCGGAAGGCCACGTCCTGAACCGGGGCAAGGCATTGGGCAAGTCGGCAAAACTCGTGGCCGGGGACGTCCTGGACGTCACCGTCCCGGAACGGCGGGACCCGCTGGAAGTGGTGGAGGAGATTGTGGAAGGCCTGAACATCCTGCTCGATGACGACGATTTCGTCGTCGTTGACAAACCTGTGGGCGTGGCAGCCCACCCATCGCCCGGCTGGGTGGGACCCACAGTGGTGGGCGGCCTGGCCGCCGCCGGGTACCGCATCTCCACCTCAGGTGCGCCGGAACGGGCAGGCATTGTCCACCGGCTCGACGTCGGCACCTCCGGCGTAATGGTCGTGGCCAAGTCCGAGCGGGCCTACACAGCCCTCAAACGGGCCTTCAAGGAGCGCACGGTGGACAAGGTCTACCACGCGGTGGTGCAGGGACTTCCCGATCCCCTGACCGGGACCATTGACGCCCCCATCGGACGCCACCCCGGGCACGACTGGCGTTTTGCCGTGATCGAGGACGGCCGCGCTTCGGTGACCCATTACGAAGTCCTGGAGGCCTTCGGCAAGGCCAGCCTGGTGGAAGTCCACCTGGAAACCGGCCGGACGCACCAGATCCGGGTCCACTTTTCCGCCCTCCGCCACCCCTGCGCCGGCGACCTGACGTACGGCGCCGACCCGCGCCTTGCCGCCACCCTGGGACTCACCCGGCAGTGGCTGCACGCCCGTGAGCTGGGTTTTGACCACCCTGTGACGGGGGAACGCGTCACGGTCACCAGCGACTACCCGCAGGACCTGGCCTACGCCCTGGAAGTGCTCGAATCCGGACAGGCCTGACACGGACCGGCTGGCGGGGCTGTAAAGCGGCAGCGCTTAGAATGGTCCGGTGAGTTCCAGCAATGATTCGTTTGTCCACCTGCACACCCACACCGAATATTCCATGCTGGATGGGGCGGCCCGCCTGGGGGAGCTGTTCGACGAAACCGAGCGCCTGGGCATGCCCGCCCTCGCCACGACGGACCACGGCTACCTGTTCGGTGCCTTCGATTTCTGGCGGAAAGCCACGGACAAGGGCATCAAGCCCATCATCGGCGTCGAGGCGTATGTAACTCCCGGCACCGCACGGACTGACAAGGAACGCGTCCGCTGGGGCGATGAATCCCAGCGCAAGGACGACGTCTCCGGTGGTGGTTCCTACACCCACATGACGCTCCTGAGCTACAACAACGTGGGCATGCGGAACCTCTTCCGGGCCTCGTCCATCGCCTCCCTCGATTCGGTGTTCGGAAAATGGCCCCGGCTGGACCGCGAGCTGCTCAACACGTACTCCGAAGGGCTCATTGCCACCACCGGCTGCCCCTCCGGCGAGGTCCAGACCCGGCTGCGGCTCGGCCAGTACCGCGAAGCCCTGGAAGCGGCGGCCGAATTCCGGGACATCTTCGGCGCGGAAAACTACTTCTGCGAACTCATGGACCATGGGCTGGACATTGAACGGCGGGTCACCGGCGACCTGCTGCGGCTTGCCAAGGACCTGAACCTGCCGCTGGTTGCCACCAACGACCTCCACTACA
Protein-coding regions in this window:
- a CDS encoding RluA family pseudouridine synthase, with product MTERIVVAEEYGGTRADAGLAGLLGVSRSVAASLLAEGHVLNRGKALGKSAKLVAGDVLDVTVPERRDPLEVVEEIVEGLNILLDDDDFVVVDKPVGVAAHPSPGWVGPTVVGGLAAAGYRISTSGAPERAGIVHRLDVGTSGVMVVAKSERAYTALKRAFKERTVDKVYHAVVQGLPDPLTGTIDAPIGRHPGHDWRFAVIEDGRASVTHYEVLEAFGKASLVEVHLETGRTHQIRVHFSALRHPCAGDLTYGADPRLAATLGLTRQWLHARELGFDHPVTGERVTVTSDYPQDLAYALEVLESGQA
- the lspA gene encoding signal peptidase II, translated to MTDELAADAARPVPPSPRPRRAVLLSLFAGFAMFAYVLDQLTKLWVTSTMVEGERIPVLPPLLHWYFIRNSGAAFSIGENVTWVFSIIMAAVAIAILFQVRRLGSAWWSLALGLLLGGALGNLTDRLFREPSFGMGHVVDFIQLPNFAIFNIADSAVVSAVAIICILTIRGIALDGTRLGNAPQEKPAHD